In one window of Kitasatospora sp. MMS16-BH015 DNA:
- a CDS encoding pyridoxal phosphate-dependent aminotransferase, which translates to MSASTPAPRPSDRRVSARIGAIAESATLAVDAKAKALKAAGRPVIGFGAGEPDFPTPGYIVDAAVAACQDPKYHRYTPAGGLPELKAAIAAKTLRDSGYQVDASQVLVTNGGKQAIYNAFAAILDPGDEVIVPAPYWTTYPESIQLAGGVPVEVVADETTGYKVSVEQLEAARTENTKVVLFVSPSNPTGAVYTEAEAEAIGRWALEHGLWVLTDEIYEHLVYGDATFTSLPALLPELADKCIVVNGVAKTYAMTGWRVGWMIGPKDVVAAAANLQSHATSNVSNVAQAAALAAVSGDLSAVEEMKTAFDRRRRTIVRMLNEIEGVFCPEPQGAFYAYPSVKGLLGKEIRGKRPQTSAELAALILDEAEVAVVPGEAFGTPGYLRLSYALGDADLAEGVGRMQKLLAEARD; encoded by the coding sequence ATGAGCGCTTCCACCCCCGCCCCCCGTCCTTCCGACCGTCGTGTCTCGGCCCGGATCGGTGCGATCGCCGAATCCGCCACCCTCGCGGTGGACGCCAAGGCCAAGGCCCTCAAGGCGGCCGGTCGCCCCGTGATCGGCTTCGGCGCCGGCGAGCCCGACTTCCCGACCCCGGGCTACATCGTCGACGCCGCCGTGGCCGCCTGCCAGGACCCGAAGTACCACCGCTACACCCCGGCCGGCGGCCTGCCGGAGCTGAAGGCCGCCATCGCCGCCAAGACGCTGCGCGACTCGGGCTACCAGGTGGACGCCTCCCAGGTGCTGGTCACCAACGGCGGCAAGCAGGCGATCTACAACGCCTTCGCCGCGATCCTCGACCCGGGCGACGAGGTCATCGTCCCGGCCCCGTACTGGACCACCTACCCCGAGTCGATCCAGCTCGCGGGCGGTGTGCCGGTCGAGGTGGTCGCCGACGAGACCACCGGCTACAAGGTCTCGGTGGAGCAGCTGGAGGCCGCCCGCACCGAGAACACCAAGGTCGTCCTCTTCGTCTCCCCCTCGAACCCGACCGGCGCGGTCTACACCGAGGCCGAGGCCGAGGCGATCGGCCGCTGGGCCCTGGAGCACGGCCTCTGGGTGCTCACCGACGAGATCTACGAGCACCTGGTCTACGGCGACGCCACCTTCACCTCGCTGCCGGCCCTGCTGCCCGAGCTGGCCGACAAGTGCATCGTGGTCAACGGCGTGGCCAAGACCTACGCGATGACCGGCTGGCGGGTGGGCTGGATGATCGGCCCCAAGGACGTGGTGGCCGCGGCCGCCAACCTCCAGTCGCACGCCACCTCCAACGTCTCCAACGTGGCCCAGGCCGCCGCGCTGGCTGCCGTCTCCGGTGACCTCTCGGCCGTCGAGGAGATGAAGACCGCCTTCGACCGCCGCCGCCGGACCATCGTGCGGATGCTCAACGAGATCGAGGGCGTCTTCTGCCCCGAGCCGCAGGGCGCGTTCTACGCCTACCCCTCGGTCAAGGGCCTGCTGGGCAAGGAGATCCGCGGCAAGCGCCCGCAGACCTCGGCCGAGCTCGCCGCCCTGATCCTGGACGAGGCCGAGGTCGCGGTCGTCCCCGGTGAGGCCTTCGGCACCCCGGGCTACCTGCGCCTCTCCTACGCGCTGGGCGACGCCGACCTCGCCGAGGGCGTCGGCCGGATGCAGAAGCTGCTGGCCGAGGCCCGCGACTGA
- a CDS encoding adenosine deaminase, whose protein sequence is MELLRDVRALPKAHLHLHFTGSMRPTTLLELAAKHRVRLPEALASGQPQQLDATDERGWFRFQRLYDTARSVLRDESDIRRLVLETAEDEAADGSRWLEIQVDPTSYAPRLGGLIPALELVLDAVKVASEATGVGIRVLVAANRMKSEMDARTLARLAVRYADQGVIGFGLSNDERRGLARDFDRAFAIARRGGLLAAPHGGELAGPDSVRDCLDDLGAGRIGHGVRAAEDDRLMQRLADRQVTCEVCPSSNVSLGVYERAQDVPLRRLFEAGVPIALGADDPLLFGSRLAAQYTLAREVHGFSDAELAELARQSVRATRAPEDVRKAMLADIDAWLA, encoded by the coding sequence ATGGAACTGCTTCGCGATGTCCGCGCCCTCCCGAAGGCCCATCTGCACCTGCACTTCACCGGCTCGATGCGGCCCACCACCCTGCTCGAACTGGCGGCGAAGCACCGCGTCCGCCTGCCCGAGGCGCTGGCCTCCGGTCAGCCCCAGCAGCTGGACGCCACCGACGAACGCGGCTGGTTCCGCTTCCAGCGGCTCTACGACACCGCCCGGTCGGTGCTGCGCGACGAGTCCGACATCCGCCGGCTGGTCCTGGAGACGGCCGAGGACGAGGCCGCCGACGGCTCCCGCTGGCTGGAGATCCAGGTCGACCCGACCTCCTACGCCCCCCGGCTCGGCGGGCTCATCCCCGCCCTCGAGCTCGTCCTGGACGCCGTCAAGGTGGCCTCCGAGGCCACCGGGGTCGGCATCCGGGTGCTGGTCGCCGCGAACCGGATGAAATCCGAGATGGACGCCCGCACGCTGGCCCGGCTGGCCGTCCGCTACGCCGACCAGGGCGTGATCGGCTTCGGCCTCTCCAACGACGAACGCCGCGGCCTGGCCCGCGACTTCGACCGCGCCTTCGCCATCGCCCGCCGCGGCGGCCTGCTGGCCGCCCCGCACGGCGGCGAACTGGCCGGCCCCGACTCCGTCCGCGACTGCCTGGACGACCTCGGCGCCGGCCGGATCGGCCACGGCGTCCGGGCCGCCGAGGACGACCGCCTGATGCAGCGCCTGGCCGACCGCCAGGTCACCTGCGAGGTCTGCCCCTCCTCGAACGTCTCCCTGGGCGTCTACGAGCGCGCCCAGGACGTCCCGCTGCGCCGCCTCTTCGAGGCCGGCGTCCCGATCGCACTCGGCGCCGACGACCCCCTGCTGTTCGGCTCCCGCCTGGCCGCCCAGTACACGCTGGCGCGCGAGGTGCACGGCTTCAGCGACGCCGAGCTCGCCGAGCTGGCCCGGCAGTCCGTCCGGGCGACGCGGGCGCCGGAGGACGTGCGGAAGGCCATGCTGGCGGACATCGACGCATGGCTGGCCTGA